One genomic segment of bacterium includes these proteins:
- a CDS encoding T9SS type A sorting domain-containing protein gives MKGIKFFLLLVSFSSLTFSQTTHYFYTHKNDSKNVLKENTRSIQNLFSKEKVLIKQLEGKPGYLAAINLNDTFDSQNSREDSATFFIRFDNYCFAFVLFNENFWISDSDVIWNQDRTLAEFTVPLATYQFFSYSEIQSQTIFVMKEDILITQTDTLEINYNEAQNAVVLENLDENGNVLPVIQQYYLNPTEIYFSRTGFLFVFWGFTFFNIYCSDFSEEVHFSCGLSWTDFLDTKKNYVINHQLIKGLNNSVTLINNPEDFIEHDIDVFCSSKEDSIYMGHFDSMRFGGDTLFGFGGAVKIAGNDWKGKLFSTPFNSNHTGFCTGLFSMDLQRNFIFATNPIQTESGYTFTYWIAGLNNTPPNIIKYPDKSEISLGYIASYTDAFLFNTENSIFFGSSYFGLTNETRYDDLHNSYFQLFDFQNSLIAEGIVENFPPLFLNPNKYILKTTNNNFKISGEAAELLSNQYFDLRSNDKTPPFISSLNIIDEQGVPSRRFEKNSLGKLSFSANDIEINGFIVDSTQVLFRLSGTNDWQKIPLNYILYDERIGYLYESDLAPYTNYDSASIDLKFIFTDLSNNITELVLQPAIGIGKYGTITSVIPDLESQLNSPKNFNLYQNYPNPFNPTTTIKFALPVESTVKVNVYNSLGQLVETLVDKEMQSGYHEVSFDASRLASGVYLYQLQAGEYISVKKMLLLK, from the coding sequence ATGAAAGGGATAAAATTTTTTCTTCTGCTCGTCAGTTTTTCTTCATTGACCTTTTCACAAACAACACATTATTTTTACACACATAAAAATGATAGCAAAAATGTGTTAAAAGAAAATACTCGTTCTATTCAAAATTTATTTTCTAAGGAAAAAGTTTTAATAAAACAATTAGAAGGTAAACCAGGTTACCTTGCTGCTATCAACCTGAACGACACATTTGATAGCCAAAATTCAAGAGAAGATTCCGCTACATTTTTTATAAGATTTGATAACTATTGTTTTGCCTTTGTTTTATTTAATGAAAACTTTTGGATTAGTGATAGCGACGTTATTTGGAACCAGGACAGAACATTAGCTGAGTTTACGGTACCTTTAGCAACCTACCAGTTTTTTAGTTATAGCGAAATTCAAAGCCAAACTATATTTGTGATGAAAGAAGACATTTTAATTACACAAACAGACACACTTGAAATAAATTACAACGAGGCTCAAAATGCAGTGGTATTAGAGAATTTGGATGAAAATGGTAATGTTCTCCCTGTAATCCAGCAATATTATCTCAATCCGACTGAAATTTATTTTTCAAGAACTGGTTTTCTATTTGTTTTCTGGGGATTTACTTTTTTTAATATATATTGTTCAGATTTTTCGGAAGAAGTACATTTTTCATGCGGACTATCCTGGACAGATTTTTTAGATACAAAGAAAAATTACGTAATTAACCATCAACTAATAAAGGGATTAAATAATTCGGTAACATTAATAAACAATCCAGAAGATTTTATTGAACATGATATTGATGTTTTTTGCTCAAGTAAGGAAGATTCTATTTATATGGGGCATTTCGATAGCATGAGATTTGGCGGAGACACTTTGTTTGGTTTTGGTGGAGCTGTAAAAATCGCAGGCAACGATTGGAAAGGAAAGTTATTTTCAACACCATTCAATAGCAATCATACTGGTTTTTGTACTGGTCTTTTCTCTATGGATCTCCAGAGAAACTTTATCTTTGCCACTAATCCAATCCAAACTGAAAGCGGCTATACATTTACATACTGGATTGCAGGATTAAATAATACACCTCCGAACATCATTAAATATCCGGATAAAAGTGAAATTAGTCTTGGATACATAGCCTCTTATACCGATGCATTTTTATTCAATACCGAAAATTCAATCTTCTTTGGGAGTAGCTATTTCGGTTTAACTAATGAGACTAGGTATGACGATTTGCATAATTCTTATTTTCAACTTTTTGATTTCCAGAATAGTCTGATTGCAGAAGGTATAGTTGAGAATTTTCCCCCACTCTTTCTAAATCCAAATAAATACATTTTAAAAACGACAAATAACAATTTTAAAATTTCAGGAGAAGCAGCTGAATTACTATCAAACCAATATTTTGACCTAAGAAGCAATGATAAAACCCCACCATTTATTTCATCATTGAACATAATTGATGAACAGGGCGTTCCTTCTCGTCGATTTGAAAAAAATAGTTTGGGCAAACTTTCATTTTCTGCGAATGATATTGAAATTAATGGTTTCATTGTTGATTCAACACAGGTATTATTTAGGCTAAGTGGTACCAATGATTGGCAAAAAATCCCGCTAAACTATATTCTTTATGATGAACGAATCGGATATTTATATGAATCTGATTTAGCCCCATATACAAATTACGATTCTGCTTCAATTGATCTTAAATTTATTTTCACTGATTTATCCAATAATATAACGGAACTTGTACTTCAACCTGCAATTGGAATAGGTAAGTATGGTACGATTACAAGTGTTATTCCAGATTTAGAATCTCAGTTAAATTCTCCCAAAAATTTTAATCTGTATCAGAATTATCCCAACCCATTCAACCCGACAACAACAATTAAGTTTGCATTGCCGGTTGAGAGTACTGTGAAGGTAAATGTTTACAACTCTCTCGGACAGTTAGTTGAAACCTTAGTAGACAAAGAAATGCAATCAGGTTATCATGAAGTAAGCTTTGATGCATCAAGGTTGGCAAGCGGAGTTTATTTGTATCAACTGCAAGCCGGAGAATATATATCAGTAAAGAAGATGTTATTGTTGAAATAA
- a CDS encoding iron hydrogenase small subunit: MENKKTLRAPVSQKPLIIEKPENPEYIGGSVSIEINEKKFSVPLGTTILEACRQNQIHIPTLCHHEDLCVAGVCRICVVEVEGMRTLQASCAFPITAPIKIKTTSNAVRRARKHILDLLLSEHYGECYSCFRNNNCELQSLAKEYGIDHYNFGHVKTPRYEVDNSSYSVVRDMDKCVLCKRCVRTCIDLQEVGVLEAIDRGHNTHIGTFWDKPLAEVICINCGQCINRCPTGALRANDPRDEIWAAIDDPKKHVVIQTAPSPRAAICEEFGMEAGTSLTGEMNTALRRIGFDVVFDTNFTADLTIFEEGTELVQRLFKALVKKEKVALPQFTSCSPGWVKYLEHFYPEYVDNLSSAKSPQQMFGALIKTYYAKKKGVDPKDIVSVALMPCSAKKFECNRPEMVDSGFKDVDYGLTTRELAQMIKEAGIYLPEMPRSHFDDPFGEASGAGLIFGATGGVMEAALRTVIEFVTGKKVEDVFANADITPVRGFEGIKYAELPIKEVGPVPKLIAHLVPDWNWLKGATLKIAVVHGTANAKKVMDDIKAGGKFSECHFIEFMACPGGCIGGGGQPIPTTPEIRKLRAKAIYDEDSSLPVRKSHENRHVVEIYNEFLTDGPCGHLSHKLLHTHYVKRGKYIA, encoded by the coding sequence ATGGAAAATAAGAAAACGTTAAGAGCCCCGGTAAGTCAGAAACCGTTGATAATTGAGAAACCCGAAAATCCCGAATACATTGGCGGATCAGTATCGATAGAGATAAATGAAAAGAAATTTTCCGTTCCTCTGGGTACAACAATTCTTGAAGCATGCAGACAAAACCAGATTCACATTCCAACTCTTTGTCATCATGAAGATTTGTGTGTTGCCGGTGTATGCCGCATTTGTGTTGTTGAGGTTGAAGGAATGAGAACATTGCAGGCATCGTGTGCGTTCCCGATTACAGCGCCGATAAAAATAAAAACCACAAGTAATGCAGTTAGAAGAGCAAGAAAACACATTCTCGATTTGCTTCTTAGCGAGCATTATGGTGAATGTTATTCCTGTTTCAGAAATAACAACTGTGAATTACAGTCGCTTGCAAAAGAGTATGGTATTGACCATTATAACTTTGGTCATGTTAAAACACCAAGATATGAGGTTGATAATTCTTCATATTCTGTTGTCAGAGATATGGACAAGTGTGTTCTTTGTAAGCGATGTGTAAGAACCTGTATTGATCTTCAGGAAGTTGGTGTGCTTGAAGCAATAGACAGAGGACATAATACTCATATCGGAACATTCTGGGATAAACCATTAGCCGAAGTTATTTGTATAAACTGCGGTCAGTGTATAAACCGTTGTCCTACCGGTGCGCTCCGTGCAAACGATCCGCGGGATGAAATATGGGCTGCAATTGATGATCCGAAAAAGCATGTAGTAATTCAAACAGCTCCTTCACCAAGAGCAGCAATTTGTGAAGAATTCGGAATGGAAGCCGGAACATCATTAACCGGAGAAATGAATACAGCTTTAAGAAGAATCGGTTTTGATGTTGTGTTCGATACAAACTTCACAGCCGACTTAACAATTTTTGAAGAAGGAACTGAACTTGTTCAAAGACTATTTAAAGCTCTCGTTAAAAAAGAGAAGGTTGCACTTCCTCAGTTTACTTCCTGCTCGCCCGGCTGGGTAAAATATCTTGAACATTTTTATCCGGAATATGTTGATAATCTAAGCTCTGCAAAATCACCTCAGCAGATGTTTGGCGCACTTATCAAAACTTACTATGCGAAGAAGAAAGGTGTCGATCCAAAGGATATAGTTTCGGTTGCGTTGATGCCTTGCTCAGCTAAAAAGTTCGAATGTAACAGACCGGAAATGGTTGATTCAGGATTTAAAGACGTTGATTACGGATTAACCACAAGAGAACTTGCCCAGATGATAAAGGAAGCCGGAATCTATCTGCCCGAAATGCCAAGATCGCATTTCGATGATCCGTTCGGCGAAGCTTCGGGTGCCGGATTAATTTTCGGCGCAACCGGCGGTGTGATGGAAGCCGCATTAAGAACAGTTATTGAATTCGTAACCGGAAAAAAAGTTGAAGATGTGTTCGCAAATGCAGACATCACTCCGGTTAGAGGATTCGAAGGAATAAAATATGCTGAGCTTCCTATAAAAGAAGTCGGACCTGTTCCAAAACTCATCGCTCATCTTGTGCCTGACTGGAACTGGCTGAAAGGCGCAACCTTGAAGATTGCAGTTGTCCACGGTACGGCCAATGCAAAAAAGGTAATGGATGACATTAAAGCTGGCGGCAAATTCAGTGAATGTCATTTCATTGAGTTTATGGCTTGTCCAGGTGGATGTATCGGAGGAGGTGGTCAGCCGATTCCTACAACACCGGAAATTCGCAAGCTGAGAGCAAAAGCAATTTACGATGAGGATAGTTCATTGCCGGTTAGGAAGTCGCACGAGAATCGTCACGTTGTTGAAATATATAATGAGTTTTTAACAGACGGACCTTGCGGACACCTTTCGCACAAGCTTCTTCATACTCACTATGTTAAACGTGGTAAGTATATTGCATAA
- a CDS encoding response regulator, which produces MALIAVIDDDHDILDASSLVLSAKGYEVITADNPDDGYKIVKEKKPDLIILDVMMNEPDDGFFLAQKFRKEKFEIPIIMYTSVSKALGLEFAAGEMVPVDEFIEKPISPDTLIDKVEKLLQLHFKE; this is translated from the coding sequence ATGGCACTAATAGCAGTAATTGATGATGATCATGATATTCTCGATGCAAGCAGTCTTGTGCTTTCGGCAAAAGGATATGAAGTGATCACAGCAGATAATCCGGATGACGGATATAAAATCGTTAAAGAAAAAAAACCAGACCTCATCATTCTTGATGTTATGATGAATGAACCGGACGATGGTTTTTTCCTTGCGCAGAAATTCAGAAAAGAAAAATTCGAGATACCGATAATTATGTACACATCTGTATCAAAAGCATTGGGACTTGAATTTGCAGCAGGCGAAATGGTTCCCGTAGATGAGTTTATCGAGAAACCGATTTCTCCCGACACCTTGATTGACAAAGTAGAAAAACTTTTACAATTACATTTTAAGGAGTGA
- a CDS encoding DUF560 domain-containing protein, which produces MKLKINFLYLLVLLITVFNFSSQAQFYLMADVEGYYDDNIFNNYLKESDFINALSGEIGYDFETEQNIFELYYIGFANRYYENPDKSTVIHKFGLVDTYLFSEYDNPLNVGLNYTIRTNKEDYYIYDFNQVSAYANYLHSISESDKLQLGVIGNRIDYENFSLFSNYQIKAFIRSVNSFESRTSLTTGAEIDNKIYIEKMQNQGLADKILQAKLFLQIGQGITDDLGLNAYAFFRKNLSGGNRYFTSNEYIYYEEELFNDIYSNDGIETGLNFSYLFLPNIIGKISGRYEIRNYTDLPAADAEGNELDELRKDDQLSAGVSLEFGLSEFISGLYLALNYNFIKNISNDYYYDYTNQIYAITLGFDF; this is translated from the coding sequence ATGAAACTAAAAATTAATTTTCTGTATTTACTTGTTCTCTTGATTACAGTATTCAATTTCAGTTCACAAGCACAGTTTTATTTGATGGCTGATGTTGAAGGTTACTACGATGATAACATATTCAATAATTATTTAAAAGAATCAGATTTTATAAATGCTCTTTCCGGGGAAATAGGTTACGATTTTGAAACCGAGCAAAACATTTTTGAATTATATTACATTGGATTCGCCAATCGTTACTATGAAAACCCAGACAAATCCACCGTTATTCACAAATTTGGTTTGGTTGATACCTATCTCTTTTCAGAGTATGATAATCCGCTTAACGTTGGTCTCAACTACACAATAAGAACAAACAAAGAAGATTATTACATTTATGATTTCAACCAGGTCTCAGCATATGCTAATTATTTGCACTCGATTAGCGAAAGCGACAAGCTTCAGCTCGGAGTGATCGGAAATAGAATTGATTACGAAAACTTCTCTCTTTTTTCCAATTATCAGATAAAAGCTTTTATAAGATCTGTTAATAGCTTCGAAAGCAGAACTTCACTAACCACCGGGGCTGAGATTGATAACAAAATTTATATTGAGAAAATGCAAAACCAGGGGCTAGCTGATAAAATACTTCAGGCTAAATTATTTTTACAGATAGGGCAGGGCATAACTGATGATCTCGGATTAAATGCATATGCTTTCTTCAGAAAAAACCTCAGCGGCGGCAACCGTTATTTCACTTCGAATGAATACATTTATTATGAAGAGGAGCTATTCAACGATATTTACTCGAACGATGGAATTGAAACCGGATTAAATTTCAGTTATTTGTTTCTTCCAAATATAATTGGAAAAATTTCAGGCAGGTATGAGATAAGAAATTACACCGATCTTCCAGCCGCAGATGCAGAAGGCAATGAACTCGATGAGCTAAGGAAAGACGATCAATTATCTGCAGGCGTTTCACTAGAGTTTGGTTTGAGCGAGTTTATTAGCGGACTTTACCTGGCTTTGAATTATAACTTTATCAAAAACATTTCCAACGACTATTATTACGATTACACAAACCAGATTTATGCAATAACCCTGGGGTTTGATTTTTAG
- a CDS encoding DUF1624 domain-containing protein — protein MKEKVRYTFIDLLRGWAIILMIEPHVFNTFLLPELKLTGWFSVVTFINGLIAPAFLFVSGFVFEISSGSKLDDMRKFKLPFWKKLWRIISIILIGYALHLPYKSLSKIINKATPEQLQQFYAVDVLQCIGVGLLVLFVLRLIVRSDKIYHYTLIVLTIIVTAVSPIFWKTEFTHYLHPVFANYFNRLNGSLFPVFPWLNFILVGAIFSKYFLNSAANNKESKFIKATTITGIIMLLSGHLFYSGLFPGSLTSILPNPVFFIERLGYVLFSAALCWYYANWKQTKQSFVIDASRESLLIYWLHLLVIYSSTFGKSLANSLGPNLNAIECTGITLLLMVLMVIVAKLWGWTKLKFPKYATKIAWGVVGVLFVIFLLS, from the coding sequence ATGAAAGAAAAAGTCCGTTACACATTTATTGATTTGCTGCGCGGCTGGGCAATAATACTTATGATTGAGCCACACGTGTTCAATACTTTCCTGCTTCCCGAATTAAAGCTGACAGGATGGTTCAGTGTTGTAACTTTTATAAACGGACTAATCGCACCTGCATTTCTTTTTGTATCCGGTTTTGTATTCGAAATTTCTTCGGGCAGCAAACTGGATGATATGCGCAAGTTCAAGCTTCCGTTCTGGAAAAAGCTGTGGAGAATAATCTCAATTATACTTATCGGTTATGCACTCCATCTTCCGTACAAATCACTTTCAAAAATTATTAATAAAGCAACACCGGAACAGCTTCAGCAATTTTATGCGGTTGATGTGCTTCAGTGTATCGGTGTTGGATTACTGGTTTTATTTGTTTTGAGATTAATTGTCCGTTCAGATAAAATTTATCATTATACTTTGATTGTGCTAACAATTATTGTAACGGCGGTGTCGCCGATTTTCTGGAAGACAGAATTTACGCACTATCTTCATCCAGTGTTTGCAAATTACTTCAACAGGCTGAATGGTTCTCTCTTTCCTGTTTTTCCGTGGTTAAATTTTATTCTTGTTGGAGCAATCTTCTCAAAATATTTTTTGAATTCTGCTGCAAACAACAAAGAGTCAAAATTTATTAAGGCAACAACTATCACCGGAATAATTATGCTGCTTTCCGGTCACTTGTTTTATTCCGGTTTGTTCCCCGGATCTCTGACGTCAATTCTTCCCAACCCGGTCTTTTTCATTGAAAGACTTGGCTACGTTTTGTTCTCTGCAGCACTTTGCTGGTACTATGCTAACTGGAAACAAACCAAACAATCATTTGTAATCGATGCAAGCCGTGAATCGCTTTTAATTTATTGGCTTCACCTGCTGGTAATTTACAGTTCTACATTCGGAAAAAGTCTGGCAAATTCTCTCGGTCCGAACCTAAATGCAATTGAATGCACAGGAATAACTTTGCTGTTGATGGTATTAATGGTAATCGTTGCAAAACTTTGGGGCTGGACAAAATTGAAGTTTCCGAAATATGCTACCAAAATTGCGTGGGGAGTTGTTGGCGTGTTGTTTGTTATTTTTTTATTGAGTTAA
- a CDS encoding right-handed parallel beta-helix repeat-containing protein: protein MKKLIILFILLSSQLFAQYITPNTGVNWNLDDLVTNSGGTVTGTFPNYAINNKVTVSAQDRIYILPGSAVTFSGSASGFEIFGKFLAVGTPADTIRFSASVHDSLGGSFNGFYFRESSVDSACIISYTRIEYAYYGLRCLGASPTLSHSYLWKCRRGANLSSDSHPVITNNRIERSYEYGITMTTGCSPLIEYNELINNNSQNTSPKNQISIGTQGNNSPTIRYNIIQGGMFNRTGGISISTLISGSSSSSEIAHNEIYDNSFGIALQGSNPITSYIHNNLIYDNNINPDVMTSGSGINAYGTAVVAPIITRNKISGNWWGITIQIGIAGQPGPQVNLGNIENTDTTDDGRNIISGNIQGTDVYDLYNNTLETVYAQNNDWEVYDSLSIENHIYHFKDDSTLGLVIFIPFSSSIPVELTSFTAEYINDEVVLNWRTATETNNSGFEVERISPRLSPYQGEGGEAGRGWEMISFVEGRGTTTELTEYYYKDKIINPGKYVYRLKQIDFDGSFSYSNEVEIDVAGPKDFALYQNYPNPFNPTTTIKFALPVDSRVKINVYNSLGQLVETLVDKEMESGYHEVNFSAKGGSASGGDALNLASGVYLYQLLASEHVAVKKMLLLK, encoded by the coding sequence ATGAAAAAATTAATTATACTATTCATTTTATTATCATCACAGCTTTTTGCGCAATACATCACGCCGAATACAGGTGTAAACTGGAATCTCGATGATCTTGTAACAAATTCCGGTGGAACTGTAACTGGAACATTCCCTAACTATGCAATCAATAATAAAGTAACCGTATCTGCACAGGACAGAATTTATATACTTCCTGGCTCGGCAGTTACATTTTCGGGATCTGCATCCGGTTTTGAAATTTTTGGAAAATTTCTGGCTGTTGGCACACCAGCGGACACGATACGATTTTCTGCTTCAGTTCATGATTCGCTTGGTGGTTCGTTTAACGGATTTTATTTCAGGGAATCTTCTGTTGATTCTGCATGCATTATCAGCTATACAAGAATTGAATACGCTTACTACGGCCTCAGATGTCTTGGTGCAAGCCCGACTTTAAGTCATTCTTATCTCTGGAAATGCAGAAGAGGGGCAAACTTATCCAGCGATTCTCATCCTGTTATAACTAATAACCGGATTGAAAGAAGTTATGAGTACGGAATAACTATGACGACTGGCTGCTCTCCATTGATAGAATACAACGAGCTGATAAATAACAATTCACAGAACACCAGTCCCAAAAATCAAATTTCCATTGGAACACAGGGCAACAACTCACCGACCATTCGCTACAATATAATTCAGGGAGGAATGTTCAACAGAACCGGCGGAATAAGTATCTCAACTTTGATTTCCGGTTCATCATCATCGTCTGAAATTGCTCACAATGAAATTTACGACAACAGTTTTGGAATTGCATTGCAAGGTTCAAATCCAATCACGAGTTATATCCACAACAATTTAATTTATGATAACAACATCAACCCTGACGTAATGACTTCCGGAAGCGGAATAAATGCTTATGGCACTGCTGTTGTCGCACCGATAATTACACGGAACAAAATTTCCGGAAACTGGTGGGGAATTACAATACAGATTGGTATTGCGGGACAGCCGGGTCCGCAGGTAAATCTTGGCAACATCGAAAACACAGACACAACCGACGACGGAAGAAATATAATTTCTGGAAATATTCAGGGGACAGATGTGTACGATCTATACAATAATACTCTAGAAACAGTATACGCACAGAATAATGATTGGGAAGTTTATGATTCATTATCTATAGAAAATCATATATATCATTTTAAAGATGACAGCACATTAGGATTAGTAATCTTTATTCCGTTTTCAAGTTCAATTCCTGTTGAACTCACTTCATTCACCGCAGAATACATAAATGACGAAGTTGTTTTAAATTGGCGTACAGCAACGGAAACAAATAATAGTGGATTTGAGGTTGAAAGAATCTCACCCCGTCTCTCTCCTTACCAAGGAGAGGGTGGCGAAGCCGGGAGAGGTTGGGAAATGATTTCTTTTGTTGAAGGAAGAGGAACAACAACCGAGTTGACAGAATATTACTACAAAGATAAAATCATAAATCCGGGAAAATATGTTTACAGATTAAAACAAATAGATTTCGATGGAAGTTTTTCTTACAGTAATGAAGTAGAAATTGATGTGGCCGGACCAAAAGATTTTGCTTTGTATCAGAATTATCCCAACCCGTTCAATCCAACAACAACAATAAAGTTCGCTTTGCCGGTTGACAGCAGGGTAAAAATAAATGTTTACAACTCACTCGGTCAGTTGGTTGAAACTTTAGTTGATAAAGAAATGGAATCAGGATATCACGAAGTAAACTTTTCCGCCAAAGGCGGATCCGCCTCCGGCGGAGATGCGTTAAATCTTGCAAGTGGAGTATATCTGTATCAATTGCTGGCAAGTGAACACGTTGCAGTTAAGAAAATGCTATTGTTAAAGTAA
- a CDS encoding HAMP domain-containing histidine kinase codes for MFNKLMMSMVPEWARDQKEFWEAIRRRNLWFIKLRYGIVFLLTVFLFLTTFIFKINYSETQLIAGVIIIASILFYNFILHRARKYVRFDVTQFNPLYVSLFQMALDLIALLMLVYFTGGIESPLYMQFVFLVIIGSLILPGTLVYVMAAVFILAFTALTALEHYQAIAHHSIDGLLNFPLYNNPYYVGAFLFTFAFMTFTSVYLANGMARQLYKREKDLVDSMKKINAAEKEKQKYIMGIVHEIKTPIVAVASYIDIILQKFLGPIDETIEEKLVRAKNRTDEGIQMINDVLNVSKLTLYDEYDEEDLDIHEIISGVMKRRKASADAHLIKLHLFDKREQKENIKGDKFLLDIAISNLIGNSIKYGVDGGNVEVTITSEKKSLVIEVCDDGVGIPAEELPKIFKEFYRANNVKKIVSEGSGLGLSVVKRIVERHGGTIKAVSPSRMATRDHSGSCFTIELPFQRKEEDESLQEFKAKA; via the coding sequence TTGTTTAATAAACTGATGATGAGCATGGTACCCGAGTGGGCGCGGGACCAGAAAGAATTCTGGGAAGCTATCCGCAGAAGAAATCTCTGGTTCATTAAATTGCGATACGGTATTGTGTTTTTGCTCACTGTATTTTTATTTCTCACAACGTTCATTTTTAAAATAAATTATTCCGAAACACAGCTTATTGCCGGAGTAATCATTATTGCTTCAATACTCTTTTATAATTTTATTTTACATCGTGCGAGAAAATATGTAAGATTTGATGTGACACAATTCAATCCGCTGTACGTTTCTCTTTTTCAAATGGCTCTTGATTTGATTGCCTTGCTGATGCTGGTTTATTTTACCGGCGGAATAGAATCACCGCTGTATATGCAGTTTGTATTTCTTGTGATTATCGGAAGCCTGATATTACCCGGAACATTGGTATATGTTATGGCGGCGGTTTTTATTTTAGCATTTACGGCACTAACTGCTCTTGAACATTACCAGGCGATTGCTCATCATTCTATTGATGGTCTTTTAAATTTTCCGCTTTATAATAATCCTTATTACGTTGGCGCATTTCTTTTCACTTTTGCGTTTATGACTTTTACGAGTGTTTACCTTGCTAACGGAATGGCACGTCAGCTTTATAAGCGCGAAAAGGATCTTGTTGACTCAATGAAAAAGATTAATGCCGCTGAAAAGGAAAAACAGAAATACATAATGGGCATCGTTCACGAAATCAAAACACCAATTGTAGCAGTTGCTTCGTATATCGATATCATCCTCCAGAAATTTCTCGGTCCAATTGACGAAACGATAGAAGAGAAACTGGTAAGAGCTAAAAACAGAACAGATGAAGGCATCCAGATGATAAATGATGTGCTGAACGTTTCAAAGCTAACACTTTATGACGAGTACGATGAAGAGGATCTGGATATCCATGAAATAATTTCAGGAGTAATGAAAAGGAGAAAAGCCTCAGCGGATGCACATCTCATCAAGTTACATCTGTTTGATAAAAGAGAGCAAAAAGAAAATATAAAGGGAGATAAATTTTTACTCGATATTGCTATCTCAAATCTTATCGGCAATTCAATTAAGTATGGCGTTGACGGTGGTAATGTAGAGGTAACGATTACAAGTGAAAAGAAAAGTCTTGTTATTGAGGTCTGTGATGACGGCGTAGGTATCCCGGCGGAGGAGCTTCCAAAAATATTTAAAGAATTTTATCGCGCTAATAATGTAAAGAAGATTGTTTCGGAAGGATCAGGTCTGGGTCTCTCAGTAGTTAAAAGAATTGTTGAAAGACACGGCGGAACTATCAAGGCTGTCAGTCCTTCAAGAATGGCAACAAGAGATCATTCAGGCAGCTGCTTTACGATAGAGTTACCCTTCCAGAGAAAAGAAGAAGACGAATCTCTGCAAGAGTTCAAAGCAAAAGCCTGA